DNA from Tautonia marina:
GCTGCGGAGGTCTGTATGAGGTGGGGATACTGGCTGATCAGCCCGAAGAACTTGCGTTGCGGCGGGTGATCTTCTCCTGGGAGCAATGCCGCCAGGGGGTCGTTCCAGGGAGGGAGGGGGTTGGAGATTGGCACTGGACGTAAAGGTTCTTCTTCCCCAGCTTCCCACACGACTTCCCCCTGCGAATCAACGATCTCCTCACCTGCGAGGAGGCAGAGCAGCGCCTCAGAGGGTGCCCAGCGCTGGCACCTGCCCTTGACGAATTTCCCCTCGATCACGGCCCCGGCGATATAGCCCGAGTCTACCCAGGTCAGCCAGCCGTGCGTTGACAGGTAGGACTTGATCGCGGCCCAGCGATTATGGCACCAGGGCAGGTCGTGATAGCCAGCGGCTCGGGTCGAGTGCCACAGACCCTCAATCCTTGCCTGCGGCAGGGCATTGCCCTCGTTGGGGTTGTGGCCGCAGTAATGCAAAATCATCAGGGCCACGGCAATATGCTCATGCTTGACGATTCGGTTCTGGCTTGCACGCAGGGGCCCCCATTGCGCTGCAATCGGCATGAACTTTTGCCAGTTCGAGTCTTTGCGTGAGATTGGGCAGCCGGTTGATCGTCCTGAAAGAGGGAGTGTACCTAAAGGTTCTTCTTCCCCCTGCCCCTGGACAATTTCCGCCTCCTCAATCTCGACATCAGCCAGCCTCACGAGGTCTCGGACGCTGAGCCCGACATCGATTGTCGCAAGAAACTCTTCCTCCCTGCCCAGGACGACGGGCGCCGCGAACAGGTCACCGGCGGTATAGTGCTCGACGGTGCGGCGATAGCCCCATTGGACCAGCGGCAGTTTGCCGCGGAACTCGACCCCGGTGATGTGGCGGTAGTTCTGCGAACGGAGCAGACGCATTGCGAACGATTCCGCTTGCGTCAATGCATCATTGGCTTGTTCGTTCGAACGTCCCTGGCGATTGAGCAGGAAGAAGCCGTGAATTCCGGCGCCGTTGGTCGAGGCGTTGCAGTAGAGTTCGATTCCGAGGTGGGCTTCGAGTTTTGCGAGAAAATCGGCACACTCAATTCGAGCGGCCCGTGGATCGGTCGCGGCGTGGCAATCCACGTCGACCACGCAGAGGGTCAACGGGAAGCGGTGGTTGGGGTTGCCCGAGAGGTAGAGCGTCTCCTGTCCGGTCTCGTGCCGGGAGAAGTGGGCCGCCCGGATTTTTCGCCTGAAAGACCTGCGTTCCAGCCGGGCAATGGCCTCGAAATTGGTGGTCCGACGCTTGGGCTTGATTTTGCCAGCGGCAGGGCAGAATGTCCCGGTGGCAAAGTCGCAATCGCTTGTCAGGCGTCTGATATAGCCAATTGCGGATTTCGGTTTGTAATTTCGATATGAAGTCACTCTATAACATTTGTTGTGTTTGATGTGTAGACCGTCAGGGGTTCGCCTCCCTGGCGGTCTTTTCATTGATATAGGGTGCGCAGGACAAGAATTTTCTAACTACCACAAATGGGAACCAGATTTCGCACAATGGGGCATATTGCTTGTTTCGTGATATTTGAGTTCGTTCAACTAGTGATTTGCTGATATCTTCCCTTGCCTGAGCGACGTTGCTCGGGCCACCAGAGGGGAGAGTCAACGATGACGAGCACCATCCGAGCCTACGACGAGCGTGAGATCAGCCGGGCCACCGAGTGCAATGCGGTCAAGGACTTGGCCGCCCGGTTCGGCATTCCCGTGCAGTTGATGCGGGACATCTTGGCGGCCCAGCACCTTGAAGCGCTGTTCAAGTACCTGGGTGGCACCGAGACAGGTTACCGGACCGCCTCCGTCCAGAATCAGGTCACTGAGTTCATGGTGGCAATTGATCGATTGACCCAGGGCTCGGTCAACACGACAAGGCCCGATCCGCCCGAGTCGAAGCGACCGGGATCGAATCCTCCCCGCCGCCGACCAGGCATCCCCATCATCGGTGACGAGCCGTGCCGCAGAATCGGAGGATGATGAGCACGAGCGTTTTCGTCACCGCCGTCAGCGAGGCGAGGTCGATGGACTCGTCCGGGGCGTGGGCCAGTCGTATCTCGCCGGGGCCGTAATGCAACGCGGGGATGCGGCCGACTTCCGTCAAGAGCCGCAGGTCGCTCCCATACGGGGCGCCGTGCATTTCGGGTTCGTGGCCGTGAAGTTGGTGATGCACTTCCCGCACGAGGCCGACCAGGGGGTGATCCCCGGCGATCCCTCCGCTGGCGAACTGGCCCCCAAACCACTCCACCGCGACCGGATGTGCCCGCAGCCAATCGTCCCCCTCGCAGGTCGCCCTTAGGACATCCTCGAATTCTCGACGGGCATCTTCAGGGGCCTCCCCCAACGCCACGCCGAGCCTCCCCTCGGCGACCAGACATTCCGGCACACTGCTGGGCCAGTCCCCGGCCTTGAGCGTGCCGATGCTCAGGGGATACGCCGGGTCGAACCGGGCCATCAAGGGGTCGGCATTCGCGTTCTTGCGAGATTCCAGGGCCTGGAGGGCCTGCCAGATGGGCCAGAAGGCTTCGATGGCGCTGATGCCTTGCCTCCTCATGCTGGCATGAGCCGATCGTCCCCGCACCGTTAGGCGGAAGCTCAGGGCACCGGCGCAGGCCGGGATGATCGCCAGGTTCGTCGGCTCGGGGATGATGGCGGCATCGCCCCGATACCCCCTGCGCAGGGTGGCGAAGGTGCCCAGGCCGCCGTCTTCCTCGCCGACGACGCTTTCCAGCAAGACCGACCCCCGGAGGGCGATCCCGGCGTCCCGGATGGCCCGGATCGCGGAGAGGCAGCAGACCAGGCCCCCCTTCATGTCGCAGGAGCCCCGGCCATGAACGCGCCCGGCGTCGAGCCGCCCGCTGAAGGGGTCACCATCGGCCCAGAGGTCGGGATCGCCCGGAGGGACCACATCGAGGTGTCCGTTGAGGATCAGGG
Protein-coding regions in this window:
- a CDS encoding ArgE/DapE family deacylase, producing MSAQTSEENAALAAIDESGMVACLRELVAIPSVTGSPAESEAQHWFATQMEQSGLVTDLWPIDLDALRADPEFPGMEAPRDVTWGLVGRRGNDDGPTLILNGHLDVVPPGDPDLWADGDPFSGRLDAGRVHGRGSCDMKGGLVCCLSAIRAIRDAGIALRGSVLLESVVGEEDGGLGTFATLRRGYRGDAAIIPEPTNLAIIPACAGALSFRLTVRGRSAHASMRRQGISAIEAFWPIWQALQALESRKNANADPLMARFDPAYPLSIGTLKAGDWPSSVPECLVAEGRLGVALGEAPEDARREFEDVLRATCEGDDWLRAHPVAVEWFGGQFASGGIAGDHPLVGLVREVHHQLHGHEPEMHGAPYGSDLRLLTEVGRIPALHYGPGEIRLAHAPDESIDLASLTAVTKTLVLIILRFCGTARHR